The Populus nigra chromosome 14, ddPopNigr1.1, whole genome shotgun sequence genome has a segment encoding these proteins:
- the LOC133672743 gene encoding uncharacterized protein LOC133672743 isoform X2 translates to MLLRALHFSNPSINHHRYTSSPATSTAHSRLFPYDLRLPIQRFSSITIQSHYNSTTTAVAESESPESSTSSEYIETVGLPSSSVLQLSQWNLTHRHVLVLNVIACTAAVSATWLFLSAIPTLLAFKRAAESLEKLMDVTREELPDTMAAVRLSGMEISDLTMELSDLGQEITQGVRSSTRAVRVAEERLRQLTNITPTEGSHSEK, encoded by the exons ATGCTGTTGAGGGCACTCCATTTCTCTAATCCCTCAATCAACCACCACCGATACACATCGTCCCCCGCCACCTCCACCGCTCACTCTCGTCTCTTTCCGTACGATCTCCGCCTCCCAATCCAACGGTTCTCGTCGATTACCATACAATCACACTATAATTCAACAACAACAGCTGTTGCAGAATCAGAATCGCCAGAGTCGTCGACTTCATCTGAGTACATCGAGACCGTCGGATTACCGTCTAGTTCAGTGCTTCAGCTCTCTCAGTGGAATCTCACTCATCGCCACGTTCTCGTCCTCAATGTCATTGCTTGCACT GCAGCGGTCTCAGCAACCTGGCTATTTTTGTCTGCAATCCCAACTCTTCTT GCTTTCAAGAGGGCAGCAGAATCACTCGAGAAGTTGATGGATGTGACGAGGGAAGAACTTCCAGATACAATGGCTGCTGTTCGGTTATCAGGCATGGAAATTAGTGATCTTACTATGGAGCTCAGTGACTTGGG GCAGGAGATTACACAAGGTGTTAGAAGTTCCACCAGAGCTGTCCGTGTAGCTGAGGAGAGGCTGCGCCAATTGACAAACATAACTCCAACAG AGGGTAGCCATTCTGAAAAATGA
- the LOC133672743 gene encoding uncharacterized protein LOC133672743 isoform X1, with protein sequence MLLRALHFSNPSINHHRYTSSPATSTAHSRLFPYDLRLPIQRFSSITIQSHYNSTTTAVAESESPESSTSSEYIETVGLPSSSVLQLSQWNLTHRHVLVLNVIACTAAVSATWLFLSAIPTLLAFKRAAESLEKLMDVTREELPDTMAAVRLSGMEISDLTMELSDLGQEITQGVRSSTRAVRVAEERLRQLTNITPTASLQRVAILKNETGGPALARTARGMREGIVKGRSILQIFFTIIQFSRMAFNYFAKQNKK encoded by the exons ATGCTGTTGAGGGCACTCCATTTCTCTAATCCCTCAATCAACCACCACCGATACACATCGTCCCCCGCCACCTCCACCGCTCACTCTCGTCTCTTTCCGTACGATCTCCGCCTCCCAATCCAACGGTTCTCGTCGATTACCATACAATCACACTATAATTCAACAACAACAGCTGTTGCAGAATCAGAATCGCCAGAGTCGTCGACTTCATCTGAGTACATCGAGACCGTCGGATTACCGTCTAGTTCAGTGCTTCAGCTCTCTCAGTGGAATCTCACTCATCGCCACGTTCTCGTCCTCAATGTCATTGCTTGCACT GCAGCGGTCTCAGCAACCTGGCTATTTTTGTCTGCAATCCCAACTCTTCTT GCTTTCAAGAGGGCAGCAGAATCACTCGAGAAGTTGATGGATGTGACGAGGGAAGAACTTCCAGATACAATGGCTGCTGTTCGGTTATCAGGCATGGAAATTAGTGATCTTACTATGGAGCTCAGTGACTTGGG GCAGGAGATTACACAAGGTGTTAGAAGTTCCACCAGAGCTGTCCGTGTAGCTGAGGAGAGGCTGCGCCAATTGACAAACATAACTCCAACAG CTTCATTGCAGAGGGTAGCCATTCTGAAAAATGAGACAGGAGGACCAGCATTGGCCAGGACTGCACGGGGAATGAGGGAGGGGATTGTCAAGGGTCGTTCAATCTTGCAAATATTCTTCACAATCATACAATTTTCCAGGATGGCCTTTAACTATTTTGCTAAGCAAAATAAGAAATAG